Proteins from a single region of Chitinibacter bivalviorum:
- a CDS encoding RHS repeat domain-containing protein: MSKSVLFCVLSFFLNIAHGEAVVSGAGLPLKNINLEDNLPIKRNEAPDAHFEQIDPFSGSMRINIPILSWSGNGKLPIGLSWNYRQGAAESRGVFVPRVRINGQNENLCGIPAQHARTEGIYQYDSLLPVLEMPDGSTFELHAKDWTFQSFISINQWKLTCSGPNSAVLESPAGLTYRLDQKHAGKLYKTDYLPNYFTQCQIGNINTCAEYGKTDSSVLFFSPSQIKGPNTESLSLEYLSGKIAKITATDGRVVQLGYSGGNLINIRAGERIWQFSGNSSTDLLVINEPDVLITNPDGSSWKIGFYQAERIPALKPLDMFVGLPNRITTPQGGVINYEYGWQPYDLNAFANLNSPACLRVDASPADKEQCKGIIKNAIVGNALVSQAAVWKKTTSDGGVWVYSTFAPAANLFINRSATTPLDVRKVLRPDGSTEVTSYMNADDVVSCTTDRWKIGLQKKSEILDSQGRLTQSTEFAWSPLKISSFGHHFISLETNEGLSCIGQQVNIPLQDRVTINRQGAQYTEQSTFDVYARPVSVTTTGDGVSRNTTYAYYMPPSAWRLDRIQSETISADVGQPAVSAIARSFDIYGNLLLENKNGVVTEFDNFPNGELRSVKDPRGLVTTFDNYYRGVPLIETKQVATGQETLSCLANVSNATINRTVDDFGNITSVKNPRGNVTVYRYDNMDRVVTVTPPSGNPTNIQWSPTSRTATRGSMTQYESWDGFGRSNQKILNGFATTSIIDSLGRKTYESYPGTPNQGDTFSYDTLGRITKIVHADGTSRSYSYSGSEVTEIEERGVKTTFQYRAIGNPDKKELIRVSPALVSETAVIERDLLGKVRKVTQNNVSRTWVYDSKHYLVQRTDPELGTTTFVNDLAGNVVIKQVNQLPATSYTYDGNNKVKTISVADQSMETACLSYDENANLIAQKTNTINRAWAYDANNNLSNETLTAAGNSYTLQYAYDANDQRASITYPTGQKIDLYPDAFGRPTGLGSYVTGLKYNPRHQVLEYRNANGRINQFDFGVRGWPTLQKLVPANSQIPQAPVSPTPPAPFTQSPPVAPTAPAQPGYAEPGATMSADTACRALYREPLLSDFNGLSGASDRYKAAYATWQSQMASCTTSWNQRGTFWSDGQAGCRAIYPPPLSTQYVRPEQYQSALSTWTTTKLNPCLADWQPKATAWNTYRSQVATYNQQYQSYQSNLAAYNQAQQQYQQSVASYNQAKAKYDQDLIAYNNAVIAARVLVDTRYGFDAVGNLITVTDSVYPNWDRSNSYDEVDRLLVSDGPWGKGDIYYDGNGNITKQSFGDYRLEYGYEPNQKLKTVTGNKSYSLTYDGWGNLSSRGDGQTYQYDAAGNLRWVNKGSASQIAYTYDGAGTRVLSVGNGQNKLEFTGLDGLLYFDKDLSTGASSNHLYLGRQKLVDADSNGTTTYYHNDAVGSPIAATDASGSLLWRASYKPFGDKATDGSPSKNQQWFTGKPHEEAIGLTYFGARWYDPLLGRFAAIDPVDWNVSNPIHSFNRYAYANNNPFKFVDPDGRQPEGNGPENEGAKIAGRSVSSGALMDMMSLGVSPSKISKAPGFGEQMDALGPSGQFSSGLANVASRLGSIANSLKGRTEGISVSEALDAAANFLGLGSIRTINKPTGVQMINSFTDEKGNSITLRAGFDINPSNKHVQELGPHLNLQTQINSVVQGKNSLLADPHIAINPSTIIKGDY, translated from the coding sequence GTGTCTAAATCAGTTTTATTCTGCGTACTTAGCTTCTTTTTGAATATCGCTCATGGGGAGGCAGTTGTAAGCGGAGCTGGACTTCCTCTCAAAAATATCAATTTAGAGGACAATCTCCCCATAAAACGCAATGAAGCGCCAGATGCTCACTTTGAGCAAATCGATCCCTTCAGTGGATCGATGCGCATTAATATCCCAATTCTTTCATGGTCAGGTAATGGCAAGCTCCCTATTGGGCTCTCGTGGAACTATCGGCAGGGTGCAGCAGAATCACGCGGGGTTTTTGTACCCCGGGTCCGGATCAATGGTCAGAATGAGAATTTATGTGGCATTCCAGCACAGCACGCTCGCACAGAAGGGATTTATCAATACGATAGTTTACTCCCTGTTCTCGAAATGCCAGATGGATCGACTTTTGAGCTTCATGCAAAAGACTGGACGTTTCAATCCTTCATTTCGATAAATCAATGGAAATTAACATGCTCTGGGCCTAATTCAGCAGTCCTCGAATCTCCTGCAGGTCTGACATATCGGCTAGATCAAAAACATGCGGGGAAGTTGTACAAAACCGACTATCTGCCTAATTACTTCACTCAATGCCAGATTGGCAATATTAATACCTGCGCAGAGTACGGTAAAACTGACTCTAGCGTTTTATTTTTCTCCCCCAGTCAGATTAAAGGGCCGAATACTGAAAGTCTGAGTCTGGAATATCTATCCGGAAAGATTGCAAAAATTACGGCGACAGATGGGCGCGTTGTTCAACTCGGCTATTCGGGCGGGAATCTGATCAATATCAGAGCTGGTGAGCGAATATGGCAATTTTCCGGCAATTCATCAACTGATCTGCTGGTAATTAACGAACCTGATGTGCTGATTACTAACCCTGATGGATCAAGCTGGAAAATTGGTTTTTATCAGGCTGAGCGGATACCTGCTTTAAAACCATTGGACATGTTTGTTGGATTGCCTAATCGAATTACAACCCCACAAGGGGGGGTTATTAATTATGAATATGGTTGGCAGCCATATGATTTAAATGCCTTTGCTAATTTGAATAGTCCCGCCTGCTTGCGAGTTGATGCATCACCCGCCGACAAGGAACAGTGCAAAGGTATTATTAAGAACGCCATTGTTGGTAATGCATTGGTGTCACAGGCTGCAGTCTGGAAGAAAACGACTTCCGATGGCGGAGTCTGGGTGTATAGCACGTTTGCACCTGCCGCCAATCTGTTTATCAACCGCAGTGCGACCACGCCACTGGATGTCCGCAAAGTTTTGCGCCCTGATGGCTCAACTGAAGTTACAAGTTACATGAATGCGGATGATGTCGTTTCTTGTACTACTGACCGATGGAAAATTGGCTTACAAAAAAAGAGCGAGATACTTGATAGTCAAGGCCGTTTGACACAGTCGACTGAGTTTGCTTGGTCACCCTTGAAGATTAGCAGCTTTGGGCATCATTTTATTTCTTTAGAAACCAATGAGGGACTTAGCTGCATTGGACAACAAGTCAACATTCCACTCCAAGATCGTGTGACGATTAATCGTCAGGGAGCTCAGTACACTGAACAAAGCACTTTCGATGTATATGCCCGGCCTGTGTCAGTTACCACAACAGGGGACGGTGTTAGTCGAAATACTACCTATGCCTACTATATGCCGCCGTCTGCGTGGCGATTGGATCGAATTCAATCAGAGACGATCAGTGCCGATGTAGGTCAGCCCGCAGTATCGGCTATCGCGAGATCATTTGATATTTATGGCAACCTGCTGCTTGAAAACAAGAATGGGGTTGTCACTGAATTTGATAACTTCCCGAATGGTGAACTGCGGTCAGTAAAGGATCCACGAGGGCTTGTTACGACCTTCGATAATTACTATCGAGGCGTTCCATTGATTGAGACTAAGCAGGTGGCAACAGGGCAAGAAACCTTGTCTTGTTTAGCCAATGTATCGAACGCAACAATCAATCGGACGGTTGATGATTTTGGCAATATTACTTCGGTAAAAAATCCCCGTGGCAATGTTACTGTATATCGTTATGACAATATGGATCGGGTGGTCACAGTTACACCGCCGTCGGGTAATCCAACCAATATTCAATGGTCGCCCACCTCTCGCACCGCTACTCGTGGAAGCATGACTCAATACGAAAGCTGGGATGGTTTTGGACGGAGTAACCAAAAAATACTCAACGGCTTCGCCACGACAAGCATCATTGATAGCTTGGGGCGAAAAACTTACGAAAGTTATCCAGGTACACCGAATCAGGGCGATACCTTCAGCTATGACACGCTTGGAAGAATCACAAAAATTGTCCATGCTGATGGCACCTCGCGCTCATACTCTTATTCTGGTAGCGAGGTAACCGAGATTGAAGAACGCGGTGTAAAAACCACCTTCCAGTATCGTGCTATTGGTAATCCAGACAAAAAAGAATTGATCCGAGTTTCTCCGGCTTTAGTGAGCGAAACAGCCGTCATTGAACGCGATTTGCTGGGCAAAGTCCGCAAAGTCACGCAAAACAATGTGTCACGGACTTGGGTCTACGACAGCAAGCATTATTTAGTGCAAAGAACTGATCCTGAGCTGGGCACAACAACATTTGTTAATGATCTTGCGGGTAATGTTGTGATTAAGCAGGTGAATCAGTTGCCCGCAACGTCATACACTTATGATGGTAATAATAAGGTTAAAACAATCTCTGTAGCTGACCAATCTATGGAGACTGCTTGTCTTAGCTACGATGAAAATGCCAATCTGATTGCGCAGAAAACGAACACGATCAACCGCGCATGGGCCTATGATGCCAATAATAATCTGAGCAACGAGACTCTGACTGCAGCAGGTAATAGCTATACCCTGCAGTATGCCTACGATGCAAACGATCAAAGAGCTTCGATTACTTATCCCACAGGGCAAAAAATCGATCTATATCCCGATGCATTTGGCCGTCCCACAGGATTAGGCTCTTATGTCACGGGACTGAAATACAATCCTCGTCACCAAGTTCTTGAATATCGCAATGCGAATGGCCGCATCAACCAATTCGATTTTGGTGTGCGTGGTTGGCCAACTTTGCAGAAATTGGTGCCAGCCAATTCCCAAATACCACAGGCACCGGTATCACCCACGCCGCCAGCGCCGTTTACACAATCACCGCCTGTAGCCCCCACGGCCCCGGCGCAACCAGGATATGCCGAGCCGGGCGCCACAATGAGTGCCGACACCGCCTGCAGAGCACTCTATCGGGAACCTTTGCTCAGCGATTTTAATGGCTTAAGTGGCGCAAGCGACCGTTATAAAGCTGCCTATGCAACTTGGCAAAGCCAAATGGCCTCCTGTACAACAAGCTGGAATCAACGCGGAACCTTCTGGAGTGATGGGCAAGCTGGCTGCCGGGCGATTTATCCCCCGCCGCTGTCGACCCAATATGTGCGTCCAGAGCAGTATCAAAGTGCGCTATCGACATGGACGACGACAAAATTAAACCCATGCCTGGCCGATTGGCAGCCCAAAGCGACAGCCTGGAACACATACCGTAGCCAAGTCGCGACTTATAATCAGCAGTATCAAAGCTACCAATCCAATCTGGCCGCCTACAACCAGGCGCAGCAGCAATACCAGCAATCCGTCGCCAGCTATAACCAGGCCAAGGCCAAATACGATCAGGATCTGATTGCGTACAACAATGCCGTCATCGCCGCCAGGGTGCTGGTCGACACCCGCTATGGTTTTGATGCCGTGGGTAATCTCATCACCGTGACAGACAGCGTTTACCCGAACTGGGATCGCAGCAATAGCTACGATGAAGTTGATCGTTTGCTGGTCTCTGACGGCCCCTGGGGCAAGGGAGACATTTATTATGACGGCAATGGCAACATCACCAAGCAAAGCTTTGGCGACTACCGTCTTGAATACGGCTACGAGCCCAATCAAAAACTCAAAACGGTCACGGGGAACAAAAGCTATTCATTGACGTATGACGGCTGGGGCAACCTCAGCAGCCGGGGTGATGGGCAGACTTACCAATACGATGCCGCTGGCAATCTGCGCTGGGTGAACAAAGGCAGCGCCAGCCAGATCGCCTATACCTACGACGGCGCAGGCACGCGCGTATTGAGCGTCGGCAATGGGCAAAACAAACTCGAATTCACCGGCCTCGACGGCCTGCTGTATTTCGACAAAGACCTGAGTACCGGCGCGAGCAGCAATCACCTGTATCTGGGGCGACAGAAACTGGTCGACGCCGACAGCAACGGCACGACCACCTACTACCACAACGACGCAGTAGGCAGCCCGATTGCGGCGACCGATGCCAGCGGCAGCCTGCTCTGGCGAGCCAGCTATAAACCATTCGGTGACAAAGCCACCGACGGCAGCCCGAGCAAAAACCAGCAATGGTTCACCGGCAAACCGCACGAGGAAGCAATTGGCCTCACCTACTTCGGCGCCCGCTGGTACGACCCGCTGCTGGGCCGCTTCGCCGCCATCGACCCGGTAGACTGGAACGTATCAAATCCAATCCACAGCTTTAACCGCTACGCGTACGCGAACAATAATCCGTTTAAATTTGTTGATCCGGATGGGCGGCAGCCTGAAGGTAATGGCCCAGAAAATGAAGGCGCTAAGATAGCCGGTCGCAGTGTTTCAAGTGGAGCGCTCATGGATATGATGAGTTTGGGCGTTAGCCCCTCTAAAATATCCAAAGCCCCTGGGTTTGGCGAACAGATGGATGCTCTTGGCCCCAGCGGGCAATTTAGTTCGGGCTTGGCAAATGTTGCAAGCCGCCTGGGATCAATAGCAAATTCGTTAAAAGGCCGTACAGAAGGAATTAGTGTTTCAGAAGCTTTAGACGCAGCGGCTAACTTTTTGGGCCTAGGCAGCATAAGAACAATCAACAAACCAACTGGGGTACAAATGATTAATTCTTTTACTGATGAAAAAGGAAATAGCATCACTTTGCGCGCTGGATTTGATATTAACCCAAGCAATAAACATGTACAGGAACTCGGCCCGCACTTAAACCTGCAAACTCAAATTAATAGTGTAGTGCAAGGTAAAAATTCATTATTGGCAGACCCTCACATTGCAATTAATCCATCAACCATCATAAAAGGTGATTATTAG